The following proteins come from a genomic window of Amaranthus tricolor cultivar Red isolate AtriRed21 chromosome 14, ASM2621246v1, whole genome shotgun sequence:
- the LOC130799583 gene encoding mitochondrial inner membrane protein OXA1-like, translating into MVYRRSVCTRATLFYRRFNPCTGYISHDNDRRKTIDDHEAPLRRHIDDFLSQSRSFGTYVNNSWTSNSLFHHQRSIYCGNGNGVMNFHHKYMSTSIGKETDNIDFICDVAGVISDTPTEVVATQATPIVSEVATAAADSAFPVAALQYVIDAVHSFTGFNWWASIALTTLLIRGATIPFLINQLKASSKLAIMRPRMEEIKEEVQAKGNDPNAIYEARQKMNVLYKEYGVTPLTPMKGLLIQGPVFISFFLAISNMVEKVPSFKNGGAFWFTDLTTPDAMYIFPVLTATTFLITVECNMLEGMEANPVGKTVKNFSRGLAVLTVPFTMSFPKAIFCYWITSNIFSFIYATVLRIPGVKPALGIPNIPVPPPSASQQKSMSFFEVIKQAKVAASQLKKPDSLPATPEQSKSINGKASSSAVLSQRIKSLERQVKQKKKNKKR; encoded by the exons ATGGTTTATAGACGTAGTGTTTGTACGAGAGCTACCCTTTTCTATCGAAGATTCAATCCTTGTACTGGTTATATTTCTCATGACAATGATAGAAGGAAAACCATTGACGATCATGAAGCCCCATTGAGAAGGCATATCGATGATTTTCTAAGCCAAAGCAGGTCTTTTGGAACTTATGTCAACAATTCTTGGACATCTAATAGCTTATTTCATCATCAAAGGTCAATTTATTGTGGAAATGGAAATGGGGTTATGAATTTCCATCATAAATATATGTCGACCTCAATTGGCAAAGAGACTGATAATATAGATTTTATTTGTGATGTTGCTGGGGTTATTAGTGATACTCCGACCGAGGTAGTTGCTACTCAGGCTACCCCTATTGTTAGCGAAGTTGCAACTGCTGCTGCTGATTCTGCATTTCCAGTTGCTGCTTTGCAGTATGTCATTGATGCTGTTCACTCATTTACTGGTTTCAATTG GTGGGCTTCAATAGCTCTTACAACTTTGTTGATTCGTGGGGCTACTATTCCATTTCTCATTAATCAGCTTAAAGCCTCCTCCAAGTTGGCG ATTATGCGTCCACGTATGGAGGAAATTAAGGAGGAGGTGCAAGCCAAG GGCAATGATCCTAATGCTATATATGAAGCGAGACAGAAGATGAATGTGTTGTATAAAGA ATATGGTGTTACTCCACTCACTCCAATGAAAGGACTCCTCATTCAAGGTCCTGTTTTCATCAGCTTTTTCTTGGCT ATATCAAATATGGTGGAGAAGGTTCCATCATTTAAAAATGGTGGCGCTTTTTGGTTTACTGATCTCACGACTCCTGATGCTATGTACATTTTTCCCGTTTTGACAGCAACAACCTTTCTCATTACGGTTGAG TGCAATATGTTGGAAGGCATGGAAGCCAATCCTGTAGGCAAAACTGTGAAAAATTTTTCACGAGGCCTTGCTGTTCTCACAGTTCCATTCACAATGAGTTTTCCCAAG GCAATATTTTGTTATTGGATCACTTCTAATATCTTCTCATTCATCTATGCAACTG TATTAAGAATTCCGGGTGTTAAGCCAGCATTGGGAATTCCAAATATACCAGTGCCGCCTCCTAGTGCTTCGCAACAAAAGTCCATGTCTTTCTTCGAAGTAATCAAACAAGCTAAAGTAGCAGCCTCGCAGTTGAAGAAGCCTGATTCATTACCTGCCACTCCTGAACAGTCTAAATCCATTAACGGAAAAGCCTCATCATCGGCAGTTCTTAGTCAACGCATTAAAAGTTTAGAGAGACAAGTGaaacaaaagaagaaaaataagaagCGCTAG